The following coding sequences are from one Devosia neptuniae window:
- the fumC gene encoding class II fumarate hydratase: protein MSMRVESDSMGTINVPDNKYYGAQTARSLANFDIGGEKMPKEIVHAFGILKKAAALANNKLGLLDDKTRDLIVAAADEVIAGKLEDHFPLVVWQTGSGTQSNMNVNEVISNRAIELAGGTMGSKKPVHPNDHVNMSQSSNDTYPTAMHIAAVEALENYLFPRVEKLRDTLASKSEEFMDVVKIGRTHLQDATPLTLGQEMSGWVAQLDLAVQAIKVTIPQLKELALGGTAVGTGLNAHPDYAVAVAKEIAALSGHDFVTAPNKYAVMAGHDAFVGTSGALKQLAAALMKIANDVRWLASGPRSGLGEITIPENEPGSSIMPGKVNPTQSEAMTMVAVQVMGNDAAIGFAASQGNFELNVFKPVIAYNFLQSVRLLADAARSFNDNCAIGIEPDRARIKELVDKSLMLVTALNRKIGYDNAAKIAKTAHKNGTTLREEAIALGLLTGEEFDAEVKPEQMVGPLKLKK, encoded by the coding sequence ATGAGCATGCGCGTTGAATCGGACTCGATGGGCACCATCAATGTCCCGGATAACAAATATTACGGCGCGCAGACGGCACGAAGCCTGGCCAATTTCGATATTGGCGGGGAGAAAATGCCCAAGGAAATCGTGCATGCCTTCGGCATCCTGAAAAAGGCTGCGGCTCTGGCCAATAACAAGCTGGGCCTGCTCGACGACAAGACGCGCGACCTGATCGTTGCTGCGGCCGATGAGGTGATTGCCGGCAAGCTGGAAGATCATTTCCCGCTCGTCGTGTGGCAGACCGGCTCGGGCACCCAGTCCAATATGAATGTCAACGAGGTGATCTCCAACCGTGCCATCGAGCTGGCCGGCGGCACCATGGGCTCCAAAAAGCCCGTCCACCCCAATGACCATGTCAATATGAGCCAGTCCTCCAACGACACCTATCCGACCGCCATGCATATCGCGGCCGTCGAGGCGCTGGAGAATTACCTGTTTCCGCGCGTCGAAAAGCTGCGCGACACGCTGGCCTCCAAGTCGGAAGAATTCATGGATGTGGTCAAGATCGGCCGCACCCATTTGCAGGATGCGACGCCCCTGACCCTGGGCCAGGAAATGAGCGGCTGGGTCGCCCAGCTCGACCTGGCCGTGCAGGCCATCAAGGTGACTATTCCCCAGCTCAAGGAGCTGGCGCTGGGCGGCACCGCCGTCGGCACCGGGCTCAATGCCCATCCCGATTATGCCGTGGCCGTGGCCAAGGAGATCGCCGCGCTGTCCGGGCATGACTTCGTCACCGCCCCCAACAAATATGCCGTCATGGCCGGCCACGACGCCTTTGTCGGCACCTCGGGGGCGCTCAAGCAATTGGCTGCCGCCCTGATGAAGATTGCCAATGACGTGCGTTGGCTGGCCTCCGGCCCGCGCTCGGGCCTGGGCGAAATCACTATTCCGGAAAACGAGCCGGGGAGCTCGATCATGCCGGGCAAGGTCAATCCGACCCAGTCGGAAGCCATGACCATGGTGGCCGTGCAGGTCATGGGCAATGACGCTGCGATCGGTTTTGCCGCGAGCCAGGGCAATTTCGAGCTCAATGTGTTCAAGCCGGTCATTGCCTATAATTTCCTGCAATCTGTGCGGCTGCTGGCCGATGCGGCGCGGTCGTTCAACGACAATTGCGCCATCGGCATCGAGCCCGACCGGGCCCGCATCAAGGAATTGGTCGACAAGTCGCTGATGCTGGTCACCGCGCTCAACCGCAAGATCGGCTACGACAATGCCGCCAAGATCGCCAAGACCGCGCACAAGAACGGCACCACCCTGCGCGAAGAAGCCATCGCCTTGGGCCTGCTCACCGGCGAGGAATTCGACGCCGAAGTGAAGCCCGAACAGATGGTCGGACCGCTCAAGCTGAAGAAGTAA
- the gloB gene encoding hydroxyacylglutathione hydrolase codes for MGLIVDVFAARSDNFGYLVHDTATGRTAAIDAPEAAAIKNALLYRGWTLSDIFITHHHIDHVEAIPELKAEYGVRVVGPKAEADKIAGLDELVEAGDQIQLGETVFDVYATPGHTLGHVVFHDKIGKHLFTADALFSLGVGRMFEGTPEPMWNGIKALRDFPDDTLIYCGHEYTESNARFALSVDPDNKALQARAEEVKALRQAGKATIPVSLGTEKATNPFLRADDKVIAAYYGLENAAPAEVFAALRKGKDSF; via the coding sequence ATGGGTTTGATCGTCGACGTCTTTGCGGCGCGCAGCGACAATTTCGGCTATCTGGTGCACGACACCGCCACCGGCCGCACCGCCGCCATCGATGCTCCCGAGGCCGCGGCCATCAAGAATGCCTTGCTCTACCGGGGTTGGACGCTCAGCGATATTTTCATCACTCACCACCATATCGACCATGTCGAGGCTATCCCCGAACTCAAGGCGGAGTATGGGGTGCGGGTGGTTGGCCCCAAGGCCGAGGCCGACAAGATTGCCGGGTTGGATGAACTGGTAGAGGCCGGCGACCAGATCCAGCTGGGCGAGACGGTGTTCGATGTCTATGCCACGCCCGGCCATACGCTGGGTCACGTGGTTTTTCACGACAAGATCGGCAAGCATCTGTTCACCGCTGACGCGCTGTTCTCGCTCGGCGTCGGGCGGATGTTCGAGGGCACACCCGAGCCAATGTGGAATGGAATCAAGGCGTTACGTGACTTCCCCGACGACACGCTGATCTATTGCGGCCATGAATATACCGAGAGTAATGCCCGCTTTGCGCTGTCGGTCGATCCCGACAACAAGGCGCTGCAGGCGCGGGCCGAGGAGGTCAAGGCGCTGCGGCAGGCCGGAAAAGCTACGATTCCGGTGAGCCTGGGAACCGAAAAAGCCACCAATCCGTTCCTGCGAGCGGACGACAAGGTGATCGCCGCCTATTATGGATTGGAGAATGCGGCGCCCGCCGAAGTGTTCGCCGCCCTGCGCAAGGGCAAGGATAGTTTCTGA
- a CDS encoding class I SAM-dependent methyltransferase, translating to MTSDVTRLIGYYKSPLGRISRTLVREQVLGLAGDVAGLRVLGLGFATPYMRFALGQAERVLAFMPARQGASAWPREGPSHTVLCDPLEMPLTDASIDLTIAVHMLEHVSDDEELMRELWRVTAPNGHLILVVPRRRGIWAQRDNTPFGSGNPYSGGQLEKLLRDHSFVPVAWRDGLFLPPFQSSLVLKSTRFFEGVGRLFGPAMSGVICVRARKEAFPAVPRRKKEERFVRVPGLSAATARQG from the coding sequence ATGACGAGCGATGTCACCCGCCTGATTGGCTATTACAAATCTCCCCTGGGCCGGATTTCCCGCACACTGGTGCGCGAACAGGTGCTGGGCCTGGCCGGCGATGTGGCGGGTCTGCGGGTGCTGGGGCTGGGCTTTGCCACGCCCTATATGCGCTTTGCGCTGGGCCAAGCGGAACGGGTGCTGGCCTTCATGCCGGCGCGGCAAGGCGCGTCGGCCTGGCCGCGGGAGGGCCCGTCCCACACCGTCTTGTGCGATCCGCTCGAAATGCCGCTGACTGATGCCTCGATCGATCTGACCATTGCCGTGCATATGCTCGAGCATGTGTCGGACGATGAAGAATTGATGCGCGAATTGTGGCGGGTCACTGCGCCCAATGGGCATCTGATTCTGGTCGTGCCGCGGCGGCGCGGCATCTGGGCGCAGCGCGACAATACCCCCTTCGGCTCGGGCAATCCCTATTCGGGCGGGCAGCTGGAAAAGCTGCTGCGCGACCATAGTTTCGTGCCCGTGGCCTGGCGGGACGGGCTGTTCCTGCCCCCGTTCCAGTCTTCGCTGGTGCTGAAATCAACGCGCTTTTTCGAAGGCGTGGGGCGCTTGTTCGGCCCGGCAATGAGTGGGGTGATCTGCGTGCGGGCGCGTAAGGAGGCCTTTCCGGCCGTCCCCCGGCGCAAGAAGGAAGAGCGCTTCGTGCGCGTACCGGGCTTGAGCGCTGCGACGGCGCGCCAAGGCTAG
- the hisC gene encoding histidinol-phosphate transaminase encodes MSDDLRPTPQPGILDISPYVPGKSGAPGSKVVKLSSNESPLGASPKAIEAFRSVADHLEIYPEGSSKILRTALGEVHGIDPERIVCGNGSDDLLHLLGQCYLGEGDEALMNQYGFSVYPIITRATGASIVKVDATNYAADVDALLAAVTPRTKIVWLDNPNNPTGTYLSDAEVRRLHAGLRHDILLVIDSAYAEYVTAADYSVGLELVGEADNVVMVRTFSKMGLAAARIGWMVGPAHVVDVINRIRGPFNVNLPAQLAGAAATRDVEFTARLNAHNAKWRDWLVSELDGNYMHVVPSQANFVMVLFPDAEHAALAFETLMQRGLIVREIGTSYGIPHGLRISIGSEQAMIGVAGILKALVKTAS; translated from the coding sequence ATGTCCGACGATCTTCGCCCAACGCCGCAGCCCGGTATCCTCGACATTTCGCCCTATGTGCCCGGCAAGTCCGGCGCGCCAGGCAGCAAGGTCGTCAAGCTCTCGTCCAATGAATCCCCGCTGGGGGCCAGCCCCAAGGCGATCGAGGCATTCCGGTCGGTCGCGGATCATCTTGAAATCTATCCCGAGGGATCCTCGAAAATCCTGCGCACGGCGCTGGGCGAGGTGCATGGCATCGATCCCGAGCGCATCGTCTGCGGCAATGGCTCGGACGATCTGCTGCACCTGCTCGGGCAATGCTATCTGGGCGAGGGCGATGAGGCGCTGATGAACCAATATGGGTTTTCGGTCTACCCCATCATTACCAGGGCGACGGGCGCCAGTATCGTCAAGGTGGACGCCACCAATTACGCCGCCGATGTCGATGCGCTGCTGGCCGCAGTGACGCCGCGCACCAAGATCGTCTGGCTGGACAATCCGAACAATCCGACCGGCACCTATCTCAGCGACGCCGAAGTGCGGCGGCTGCATGCCGGGCTGCGGCACGATATCCTGCTCGTCATCGACAGCGCCTATGCCGAATATGTGACGGCGGCAGATTATTCGGTGGGGCTGGAGCTCGTGGGTGAGGCCGACAATGTCGTAATGGTTCGCACCTTCTCCAAAATGGGGCTGGCGGCGGCGCGTATTGGCTGGATGGTGGGACCGGCCCATGTCGTGGATGTCATCAACCGCATTCGCGGGCCGTTCAACGTCAATCTGCCGGCGCAGCTGGCGGGAGCGGCGGCGACGCGCGATGTGGAATTCACCGCGCGGCTCAATGCGCATAATGCCAAGTGGCGTGACTGGCTGGTGAGCGAGCTGGATGGCAATTACATGCATGTCGTGCCCAGCCAGGCCAATTTCGTCATGGTGCTGTTTCCCGATGCCGAGCATGCTGCGCTGGCCTTCGAGACGCTGATGCAGCGCGGGTTGATCGTGCGCGAAATCGGCACATCCTATGGCATTCCGCACGGCTTGCGCATTTCCATCGGCAGCGAACAGGCCATGATTGGCGTTGCCGGCATTCTCAAGGCATTGGTGAAAACCGCATCATGA
- a CDS encoding prephenate/arogenate dehydrogenase family protein: protein MMSVKFRKLALIGIGLIGSSIALAARRQGLAEMIAISTRKSETLEEARALNLGDIYTLDAAEAVRGADLVILCAPVGAYEAIAKAIAPALEPGAILSDVGSVKAHVVKVVGPHVPAGVSFIPGHPIAGTEHSGPSAGFAELFAGRWCILTPQPDVPQAQTEKLAAFWEGMGSDVEIMEAGHHDMVLAITSHIPHLIAYNIVGTADDLETVTKSEVIKFSAGGFRDFTRIAASDPVMWRDVFLTNREAVLEMLGRFLEDLSVLQRAVDSGDGPALESIFTRTRAIRRSIISAGQETAAPDFGRPHEAPPAPAAPLFVREHGGGDDA from the coding sequence ATCATGAGTGTCAAATTTCGCAAACTCGCGCTGATCGGCATTGGCCTGATCGGCTCCTCCATCGCGCTGGCTGCCCGCCGGCAGGGATTGGCCGAGATGATCGCCATCTCCACCCGCAAGAGCGAAACGCTGGAAGAGGCGCGGGCGCTCAATCTGGGCGATATCTATACGCTGGATGCCGCCGAAGCCGTGCGCGGCGCGGACCTGGTGATCCTCTGCGCGCCGGTGGGCGCCTATGAGGCGATCGCCAAGGCGATCGCGCCGGCGCTGGAGCCGGGGGCGATCCTTTCCGATGTCGGGTCGGTCAAGGCGCATGTGGTCAAGGTTGTGGGCCCGCATGTGCCCGCTGGGGTCAGCTTTATCCCCGGCCATCCCATTGCTGGCACCGAGCATTCGGGGCCCTCGGCGGGCTTTGCCGAATTGTTCGCCGGCCGCTGGTGCATTCTGACGCCGCAACCCGATGTGCCGCAGGCGCAGACTGAAAAGCTCGCGGCTTTCTGGGAAGGCATGGGCAGCGATGTCGAAATCATGGAAGCGGGGCACCACGATATGGTGCTGGCCATTACCAGCCATATTCCGCATCTGATCGCCTACAATATCGTCGGCACGGCGGATGACCTTGAAACCGTCACCAAGTCCGAAGTCATCAAGTTCTCGGCGGGCGGGTTCCGTGATTTTACCCGTATTGCCGCATCCGATCCGGTGATGTGGCGCGATGTGTTCCTGACCAATCGCGAAGCGGTGCTGGAAATGCTGGGGCGGTTTCTTGAGGACCTTTCCGTGCTGCAGCGGGCGGTCGATAGCGGGGATGGTCCGGCGCTGGAGTCGATCTTCACGCGCACACGCGCCATCCGCCGCTCGATCATTTCGGCGGGCCAGGAAACCGCCGCTCCCGATTTCGGCCGGCCGCATGAAGCGCCGCCCGCGCCCGCCGCGCCGTTGTTCGTGCGCGAGCATGGCGGGGGCGACGACGCTTAG
- a CDS encoding DUF2125 domain-containing protein yields MKKRIIILGSVMLFVVLAWSAAWLVIAGLVRQNIEAQAQADGITSPRLTCGTLNVGGFPFRFDVDCTDAKIASGDLLTEIPGIRASIMVYRPTHLLASALGPASITDAFTGLRNTLAWSGLEASIRIDDWRISRLSIIGKDVVWSDTLMGNNVLAQSPLIEAHLLDIPEQHDSDRHLSALAGYIHAQNLAYPGLTLTDTSAEIELELNGLPDDIRNWGDPLLLTLWQQAGGQLKLVSVRGSDAASTLDASGDLKLDDAGQVEGQIDIKSTGVAERIGPLLAEPWRTLVLGTPSADGTYTNQLNFRAGGIYSGLVPIAAIPPLY; encoded by the coding sequence ATGAAGAAGCGAATCATCATTCTCGGCAGCGTCATGCTGTTTGTCGTCCTCGCCTGGAGTGCGGCCTGGCTGGTCATCGCCGGCCTCGTCCGGCAAAATATCGAGGCTCAGGCCCAGGCCGACGGCATCACCAGTCCGCGCCTCACCTGCGGCACGCTCAATGTCGGCGGCTTCCCGTTCCGCTTCGATGTCGATTGCACCGACGCCAAAATCGCCAGCGGGGACCTGCTGACCGAAATCCCCGGCATTCGCGCCAGCATCATGGTCTATCGCCCCACCCATCTGCTGGCCTCCGCCCTGGGCCCCGCCAGTATCACCGACGCCTTTACCGGCCTGCGCAACACGCTGGCCTGGTCAGGTCTCGAAGCCAGCATCCGCATTGATGACTGGCGCATCTCCCGCCTCTCCATCATCGGCAAGGATGTGGTCTGGTCCGATACGCTGATGGGCAATAACGTCCTGGCGCAAAGCCCGCTGATCGAAGCCCATCTGCTCGACATTCCCGAGCAGCACGATAGTGACCGCCACCTGTCCGCACTCGCTGGCTATATCCATGCTCAGAACCTGGCCTATCCCGGCCTGACGCTGACCGACACCAGTGCCGAAATCGAGCTCGAACTGAACGGCCTGCCCGACGACATCCGCAATTGGGGCGATCCGCTGCTGCTCACGCTCTGGCAGCAAGCGGGTGGTCAACTCAAGCTGGTCTCGGTGCGCGGCAGCGATGCCGCATCCACACTCGATGCCAGCGGCGACCTCAAGCTCGACGATGCCGGCCAGGTTGAGGGCCAGATCGATATCAAATCCACCGGCGTCGCCGAACGCATCGGGCCCCTATTGGCCGAGCCCTGGCGCACTCTGGTGCTGGGCACGCCAAGCGCCGATGGCACCTATACCAACCAACTCAACTTCCGCGCCGGCGGCATCTATTCGGGTCTGGTCCCCATAGCCGCCATTCCGCCGCTCTACTAA
- a CDS encoding gamma-glutamylcyclotransferase: protein MTLNAQSSLLPTHWVFGYGSLIWNPGFAHISAQQGLLRGAHRSLSIISTHHRGTAERPGLVFGLARGGACRGMVFEVAEADWAAVREYLEEREQVTSVYRDVMRPVRLADGRMVSALAFVVDEAHEQFAGRLSLEQQLAMVRAGVGLSGRNVDYVINTARHLATLGIRDRQLMALVDMLEEGAEAA, encoded by the coding sequence ATGACGCTGAACGCACAATCGAGCCTGCTGCCAACCCATTGGGTGTTCGGCTATGGCTCGCTGATCTGGAACCCCGGCTTTGCCCATATCAGCGCGCAGCAGGGCCTGTTGCGCGGCGCGCATCGCTCGCTGTCGATCATTTCAACCCATCATCGCGGTACGGCCGAACGGCCGGGACTGGTGTTCGGGCTGGCGCGGGGCGGGGCCTGCCGGGGTATGGTGTTTGAGGTGGCCGAGGCGGATTGGGCGGCGGTGCGGGAATATCTGGAAGAACGCGAGCAGGTGACCTCGGTCTATCGCGACGTGATGCGCCCGGTGCGGCTGGCCGACGGGCGGATGGTGAGCGCCCTGGCCTTTGTGGTCGACGAGGCCCATGAGCAATTTGCCGGGCGGCTGTCGCTGGAGCAGCAATTGGCCATGGTTCGGGCCGGGGTGGGGCTATCGGGCCGCAATGTGGATTATGTGATCAATACGGCGCGCCATCTGGCAACGCTGGGGATCCGGGACCGGCAGCTGATGGCGCTGGTGGATATGCTCGAAGAGGGTGCGGAAGCCGCCTAG
- a CDS encoding lysophospholipid acyltransferase family protein, whose translation MKFIQAIRTALFYVVFIGQTAIIAIIIGLLWLITRRRTNLAWTLAKYWCRSNVWLLRVLTGVRTIVTGAENIPEGGCIIASKHQSDWDVFAVFPYTGRPAYIIKQELMDLPFFGWAARSLDCIAVDRRRGADAIPQLMTQAHAAIDRGCRIVIFPEGTRKAPLAPADYRQGIVRMYGELNVPVVPVALNSGLFWGRNSLVIWPGKAEAKFLPAIEPGLPPDVFSARLKKAIESESTDLILAAAEKGLSRPLDPDLSSRIDALKASRS comes from the coding sequence TTGAAGTTCATCCAGGCGATCCGCACGGCGCTGTTCTATGTGGTCTTCATTGGCCAGACCGCCATCATCGCCATCATCATCGGCCTGCTCTGGCTGATCACGCGCCGCCGCACCAATCTCGCCTGGACGCTGGCCAAATATTGGTGCCGCTCCAATGTGTGGCTGTTGCGCGTGCTGACGGGGGTGCGCACCATCGTCACTGGCGCAGAGAATATCCCGGAGGGCGGCTGCATCATTGCCAGCAAGCACCAGTCCGATTGGGACGTCTTCGCCGTTTTTCCCTATACTGGCCGCCCCGCCTACATCATCAAGCAGGAGCTAATGGACCTGCCATTCTTTGGCTGGGCCGCTCGCTCGCTCGATTGCATCGCTGTCGATCGCCGCCGCGGTGCCGATGCCATTCCTCAATTGATGACCCAGGCCCATGCCGCCATCGATCGCGGCTGCCGCATCGTGATTTTTCCCGAAGGCACCCGCAAGGCTCCGCTTGCTCCCGCCGATTACCGGCAGGGCATTGTGCGCATGTATGGCGAGTTGAACGTGCCCGTCGTGCCGGTGGCGCTGAATTCCGGCCTGTTCTGGGGTCGCAATAGCCTGGTCATCTGGCCAGGCAAGGCCGAAGCCAAATTCTTGCCCGCCATCGAACCCGGGCTGCCGCCTGATGTTTTCTCCGCCCGACTCAAAAAAGCCATCGAATCCGAATCGACTGATCTGATTCTCGCTGCTGCGGAAAAGGGCCTTTCGCGTCCCCTGGACCCCGATCTCAGCAGCAGGATCGACGCTCTCAAAGCTTCGCGCTCCTGA
- a CDS encoding YcxB family protein, with the protein MQPVRVALTEADAVAAQRLYGLSFLLRRSTLLRFGAMWLFLIIALIAITVGTDGAATIPFVAIIVLIAVLPIAIIVGMTLILGPRAARQAFAAQKILRAPVDYSWSPEGLSFSSEYGENLVPWAHLHSWLENDKIILLFEGPRIYRMLPKRLLSADQLAQLREYLASSGIAH; encoded by the coding sequence ATGCAGCCGGTCAGAGTCGCCCTCACCGAAGCGGACGCCGTGGCAGCGCAAAGGCTCTACGGCCTGTCCTTCCTGCTGCGCCGCTCCACTCTGCTGCGCTTTGGTGCGATGTGGCTGTTTCTGATCATCGCCCTTATCGCCATCACCGTCGGGACCGATGGGGCCGCGACCATCCCCTTTGTCGCCATCATCGTTCTGATCGCCGTGTTGCCCATCGCCATAATCGTGGGCATGACGCTGATCCTGGGGCCACGCGCCGCCCGCCAGGCCTTTGCCGCCCAAAAGATCCTGCGCGCGCCCGTCGACTACAGCTGGTCGCCCGAGGGGCTAAGCTTCAGCTCCGAATATGGAGAGAACCTGGTGCCCTGGGCGCACCTGCATTCCTGGCTCGAAAACGACAAGATCATCCTGCTCTTTGAAGGTCCCCGCATCTATCGCATGCTGCCCAAGCGGCTGCTGAGCGCCGATCAGCTTGCACAATTGCGGGAATATCTCGCCAGCAGCGGCATTGCCCATTAA
- a CDS encoding cell division protein FtsX translates to MIERLFSLLPRRRGAAPIVPEKSVAGRTLLLMITIMSFLSAVTLGGVVLVQKSAIAWSADVGRELTIQIRPVEGEVMDSNLRTAVSLAQTTPGVASARALTIEESQKLLEPWLGAGLDLTAIEIPRLVVVQLADPVDADIEGLTRNLQAIKGASLDTHAAWRQQLNTMAGTIVLSGLMVLALIGVATVLAIIFATRGAMASNREIVDVLHYIGASNRFIAGEFQGRFLSIGLQGGLLGAAATLLFFFVISTAAGNVLSSEAGAQMGVLFGRFALGIDGLIGIVAVIPVIAALTAITSRMTVRRYLSETS, encoded by the coding sequence ATGATTGAGCGCCTTTTCTCCCTCTTGCCCCGCCGCCGCGGCGCCGCGCCCATCGTTCCGGAAAAAAGCGTTGCCGGCCGCACCCTGCTGCTCATGATCACCATTATGAGCTTCCTCTCTGCCGTCACGCTGGGCGGGGTAGTGCTGGTGCAAAAGTCGGCCATTGCCTGGTCCGCCGATGTCGGGCGCGAACTCACTATCCAGATCCGTCCCGTCGAGGGCGAGGTCATGGACTCCAATCTGCGCACCGCCGTGTCGCTGGCCCAGACCACGCCCGGCGTCGCTTCGGCCCGCGCGCTGACCATCGAGGAAAGCCAGAAGCTGCTCGAGCCCTGGCTGGGCGCCGGGCTCGATCTCACCGCCATCGAAATTCCCCGCCTTGTGGTCGTGCAATTGGCCGATCCGGTCGATGCCGACATTGAGGGGCTCACCCGCAATCTTCAGGCGATCAAGGGCGCGAGCCTTGATACCCACGCCGCCTGGCGCCAGCAGCTCAACACTATGGCCGGCACCATCGTGTTGTCAGGCCTGATGGTGCTGGCGCTGATCGGGGTTGCCACCGTCCTCGCCATTATCTTCGCCACCCGTGGCGCCATGGCCAGCAATCGCGAGATTGTCGACGTCCTGCACTATATAGGCGCCTCCAACCGCTTCATTGCCGGCGAATTCCAGGGCCGTTTCCTCTCCATCGGTCTGCAAGGCGGGCTATTGGGCGCGGCCGCCACGCTGCTCTTCTTCTTCGTCATCAGCACGGCGGCGGGCAATGTGCTGTCCAGCGAAGCCGGTGCGCAAATGGGCGTATTGTTCGGGCGCTTTGCCCTGGGCATAGACGGGCTGATCGGCATTGTCGCCGTCATCCCCGTCATCGCGGCGCTCACTGCCATTACTTCGCGCATGACGGTGCGCCGCTATCTCAGCGAGACCTCCTAG
- the ftsE gene encoding cell division ATP-binding protein FtsE, protein MIEFSDVGLRYGNGPEILRDLTFSIEPGSFHFLTGPSGAGKTSLLRLLLLSLKPSRGKVTMFGEDVSDLSQDRLLQMRRHIGIVFQEFRLLDHLTTFENVALPLRVLGQAESEYRPNVTELLDWVGLGERMNALPSLLSGGEKQRAAIARAVIARPKVLLADEPTGNVDPELSSRLVHLFAELNRTLGTTIILATHELPLLDKFSYPRMLLSKGELVIHD, encoded by the coding sequence TTGATCGAGTTTTCCGATGTGGGACTGCGCTATGGCAACGGTCCCGAAATCTTGCGGGACCTGACCTTTTCGATCGAGCCCGGCTCGTTCCATTTCCTCACTGGCCCCTCGGGCGCCGGCAAGACCAGCCTGTTGCGCCTGCTGCTGCTTTCGCTCAAACCCTCGCGTGGCAAGGTCACCATGTTCGGCGAGGATGTGAGTGATCTGAGCCAGGACCGCCTGCTGCAGATGCGCCGCCATATCGGCATCGTGTTCCAGGAATTCCGCCTGCTCGATCACCTGACGACCTTTGAAAATGTCGCCCTGCCTTTGCGCGTGCTGGGCCAGGCCGAAAGCGAATACCGCCCCAATGTCACCGAACTGCTCGACTGGGTCGGTCTGGGCGAGCGCATGAACGCCCTGCCGTCCTTGCTCTCGGGTGGCGAAAAACAGCGCGCGGCCATTGCCCGCGCCGTCATCGCCCGGCCCAAAGTGCTGCTGGCGGACGAGCCCACCGGCAATGTTGATCCCGAGCTATCGAGTCGGCTCGTGCACCTCTTTGCCGAGCTCAACCGCACCTTGGGTACCACGATCATCCTGGCCACCCACGAATTGCCGCTGCTCGACAAATTCTCCTATCCCCGCATGTTGCTATCCAAGGGCGAGCTGGTGATCCATGATTGA
- a CDS encoding zinc-ribbon domain-containing protein: protein MIITCPHCQTKYQVTYEAIGSVGRKVQCAYCQRAWQQEPVRPEAPPEPADQLFEAMAEDGLDEALAAEEKAVAAELAQRLAAEQERETKPAGELDPAVIRKRQKAFLRRQSALIAHLPLARLRRAARVGGALVLCGLIGLFYFGRVQLVERIPSLAGVYASLGMGVNVVGLDFSNITAQRALRDGKDVLIVSAQLVGLLPDPVAVPPVVVTLLDPAGAAIYEWSVTPSVRDLMAGERSSFDTQLALPPGEAARMRLSFGATAGNVAPRQTTPISGNAGPSAPQAPISPEHP from the coding sequence ATGATCATCACCTGTCCCCATTGCCAGACCAAGTATCAGGTGACCTACGAGGCCATTGGCTCGGTCGGTCGCAAGGTGCAATGCGCTTATTGCCAGCGCGCCTGGCAGCAGGAGCCGGTGCGGCCCGAGGCTCCGCCGGAACCGGCCGACCAATTGTTCGAAGCCATGGCCGAGGACGGATTGGATGAGGCGCTGGCGGCCGAGGAAAAGGCCGTGGCCGCCGAACTGGCACAGCGGCTCGCGGCCGAGCAGGAACGCGAGACAAAACCGGCCGGAGAGCTCGACCCGGCGGTCATTCGCAAGCGACAAAAAGCATTTTTGCGCCGGCAGAGCGCGCTGATCGCGCATTTGCCGCTGGCCCGGCTGCGGCGAGCGGCGCGGGTGGGCGGCGCGCTCGTCCTGTGCGGCTTGATTGGCCTGTTCTATTTCGGGCGCGTGCAATTGGTCGAGCGCATCCCCTCGCTGGCCGGCGTTTATGCGTCGCTGGGCATGGGCGTCAATGTCGTCGGCCTCGATTTTTCCAATATCACTGCGCAGCGGGCGCTGCGCGATGGCAAGGACGTGCTGATCGTTTCGGCCCAGCTGGTGGGGCTGCTACCTGACCCCGTGGCAGTGCCGCCCGTTGTGGTGACACTGCTCGATCCAGCTGGGGCGGCCATTTACGAGTGGAGCGTCACCCCGTCGGTGCGTGATCTGATGGCGGGCGAGCGTTCGAGCTTTGATACCCAGTTGGCCCTGCCGCCTGGTGAGGCCGCGCGCATGCGGCTGAGCTTTGGCGCGACGGCCGGCAATGTGGCGCCGCGCCAGACAACACCTATATCGGGCAATGCCGGGCCATCTGCGCCCCAGGCCCCCATTTCTCCGGAGCATCCCTGA